The genomic region GCTTCGAATCTCGTAGCCACTGTAATAGTCTTGCCCTTTCCAGACTTCTACGAAGGAATCCGTGTGGAATTCCCGGCGGACATGGTCCCAGTGCAGTTCGGAGCTTGTCAGTACATATCCTTCAGTACTGACAATCCTGACGTTTCCATAGGCAGTCCCGTTGCTCTTGCCGTCACGCCGATCCTGACTGGCTGAATCCGCAGTAAGGACGCTTCCCGCCACACCCTGCTCGTCGTAGAAGCAGAGTCGGATTCCGTGAGCCCGTACTTCCGGGCGAGAGTCGTAAATCCAGGCCTGCTCCCCTGCGAGAGTCATCTGAAGTCTCCCGGAATCCCTCTCGGCAATCTCGAAATCCCAGAGGATTTCCCGGGGAATCTCCTTCGCGGAATCCAGGCCGGACTCCTCTGAGCGGCGAGAACAAGCGAGAAAAGACAGGAGAATGCCCAGAAAAACAATGAAAACTGGCCCGAGAGAGGGAAGGGGGGAACGCTGGTGGACAGGCTTTAGTGACAAGGCAACTCGTTTTCTTTCAGTGAGTTATGATTCACTTAAGGCTATAATAGACCCTTGGAGAGAGCTTGTCAAGCAATCCATATGCCAGAACTATGGGGAATCAGAAGAAATCAGGAGAAAGGCAGGGAAAGCACGGGGAAGGGCAAACTAGCCCAGTCCGGCGCGGAGAATATCATGAATATGGATGAGTCCCAGAGTCTTGCCCTTCTCATCCAGAACCACCAGGCCGGTGACGGGTCCCGGTCTCTGTTCTTCCATGAGGGTCAGGGCCTCCGTGGCCAGAAGATCGGGGGAAGTGCAACGGGGATGGGGACTTGCATATTTCTCAACGGCCTCTTCCAGTGGTTCCGCTGTATCACCCTGCAAAAGAGCCCGCTTGAGGTCGCCGTCCGTGAGAAGACCCCGGATATCTCCGCCTTCTTCCTCCAGCAGGCAGACCATGCCCAGCCCTCCCTCAATGATCGCAAGAAGGGCGTCTCGAAGCAGGGTCTTCGGAGTAACCCAGGGCAGGTCCTCCCCACTGTGCATCAGATCCCGGACTCTCAGGCTGAGCCGTTTTCCCAGAATGCCCCCCGGGTGAAGTCGCAGGAAGTCTTCGGAACTGAAGCCCCGCAGTTGCAATAGCGCAATGGCCAGAGCATCGCCCATGACCAGGGCCGCCGTACTGCTCGAACTGGGCGCCAGATTATTGGGGCAGGCTTCCTGCTCGACCGAACAGTCCAGGGCAAGATCCGCTTCCCTGGCAAGACGGGAATCCATCTTGCCGCTCAGGGCAATCGTGAAACAGCCTTTTCCCTTCAGGAAGGGAAGCCAGTAAGCAAGCTCCTCGTTCTCCCCGCTCTTTGAAATCAGGATGCAGAGGTCTTCCCGTCGAAGGAAACCCAGATCGCCATGGGCTGCCTCGGTGGCATGAATAAAGGTGGCAGGAGTTCCCGTGGAACTGAGAGTGCTGGCCACTTTGCGCCCGACATGACCCGACTTGCCCAGACCGGTCAGCACGACACGCCCTTCACAGCGATGAAGGGCTTGCACGGCCTGAACGAAGTCTTCGCCCAGTCTCCCGGACAGGGAGGCAATGGCATCGCCGGTGATCGAGATCACTTCTCGCCCGGCATCGAGAATCTTCTGCGAGTCGCTCATGAGTCCTCTCCAAGAAAGGGAGCACAGACTCCGTCCCACAGATCCTGAGCCTTCAGCACCGCCTCGATCACTTCCCTTGCGGCTCCCCTCCCGCCGGAGCAGTCCAGCTTCCAGTCCACGAAGTCCAGAAGCTCGGGGCGGGCATTGGCCGGAGCGGCCGACAGACCCACTTCCCGCATCCCGGGAAGGTCGAAGAGATCATCGCCCACAAAGATGGCTTCCTCCGGAGACACCTTCATTTCCTCCAGAATCTCCCGAACCGCCTGTCCCTTGTCCAGTCTTCCGAGCCGGATGCAATCCACCTTCAAAGCTTCTGCCCGGTCTCTCAATTCCTGCTCATCCTTGCCGCTACAAAGGGCCAGGGACAGTCCCGCCTGCCGCGAGAGATAAAAACCGAAGCCATCGTGTACATGGAATTTGCGACCACCGCCGAGGTGAGGGCTGCTCAGGCTTCCATCGGTCAACACCCCGTCCACATCAAAGATGAAGAGCCGGATTCTGCGAAGGGAGGAAAGGAGTTCAGGGGAGGGCATTTCCCGCCTCCATGGCAGATGCGAGGGTTTCCAGATTCTCGAGAAGCTCTTCGGCTTGCTTGAAATCCAGTTGAGTGGTCGAGTCACTAAGCGCATTTTCAGGATCGGGATGAACTTCCAGGAAGAAGCCGTCCACGCCCATGGCAAGCGCGGCCCGGGCCATGGGAAGAACATGTTCCCGGCTGCCGCCTGTGGAACCTCCCGCTGCGCCGGGCTGCTGCTGGCTGTGAGTCAGGTCAAAGAGAACCGGATGACCGCTATGCCGCATGGTGGGAAAGCTGCGGAAATCCACCATCAGGTCCCGGTAGCCGAAACTGCTGCCCCGCTCGGTGAGCAGAATCCTGTCGCTCCCGGCACGACGAACCTTCTCCGCAGAAAAGGGAAGATCCGAGGGCGAAAGAAACTGACCCCTTTTGATATTAACCGGCAAACCGGTCGCGCCTGCGGCCTCCAGAAGAGAACTCTGTCGACAGAGAAAGGCGGGGATCTGAAGCGCATCCACGACTTCGGCCGCCCGGGCGGCATCCTCCACCTGGTGGATATCGGTAATCGAGGGAAGCCCCGCACCCTGTGCCACCTCTCCGATCATTCCCAGAGCTTCCTGGGGATCCAGGCCCCGGAAACTGTCCACGGAGAGTCGATTGTCCTTGAGAAAACTGGCCTTGAAGACCAGAGGCCAGTCCAGGCGACGGGACAACTCTGCCAGAAAAGCAGCGCTGTCCTCCAGCATGCGCCGTCCCTCGACCACGCAGGGCCCGGCGATCAGAAGCGGCCTGCGCCCCCCCACTTCCGCCGATCCGATGGAAAAGCGGCTCATGTAACTTCCGCCTTCTTCTGGCTGAGGCGAAGCGAGGTCGCCACCAGTTCACGGAAGAGAGGATGAGGGCGCCCCGGACGGCTCTTCAGTTCCGGATGGAACTGGACGGAGATGAAAAAGGGATGCGAGGGAATCTCGACGATCTCCACCAGTTCCCCGTCGGGAGAAAGACCGGACAGTTTCATGCCCGCCTTCTCCAGCTTTTCCCGAAAGAGATTGTTGAACTCATAGCGGTGACGATGACGCTCGTGGATCAGTCCGGAGCCGTAGCAGACCTCGGCCAGGGAACCGGGCGCAATTTCGCAGGGATAACTTCCCAGCCGCATGGTGCCGCCCATCTGGGCAATGCCCTTCTGTTCTTCCATCAGGCAGATCACCGGAGAGGGGCTCTGTGGAGAAAACTCCGTGCTGTCAGCTCCGGGCATTCCGGCCGCATTTCGGGCAAACTCGATCACTGCGGACTGGAGACCCAGACAGATCCCGAGGAAAGGGATGCCCTTCTCTCGCGCCAGGCGAATGGCCTCGATCTTGCCGTCCACGCCCCGAACCCCGAAGCCCCCGGGAACCAGAATCCCGTCCACGCCCTCGAGCCTCTCTTCCACATTGCCTTCGTTCAGAGCTTCACTGTCCACCCAGCGGACACTCACCTGTGCCTGATTGCTCTGTCCTGCGTGAATGAAGGCTTCGATGATACTCTTGTAGCTGTCGTGGTGATTGACATACTTGCCGACCACGGCAATCTCCAGCTTCCGGGGAGCCGACAGGATTCCCTGCGCCATTGCCTTCCAGGAAGCAAGATCCGGTTCCTTCGACTCCTTGCCCAGCTTTTCCATGACCTGACGGTCGAGGCCTTCGGCATGCAGGCGAAGGGGGACCTCATAGATAGACTCGACATCCCGTGCCTCGATGACATCCTCGGAGCGCACACTGCAGAACAGGGCGATCTTGTCTTTTACGTCCTGGGCAAGGGGCCGCTCGCTTCTGCAAATCAGAAGATCCGGTTGAATGCCGATTTCGCGAAGCTTGTTGACACTGTGCTGCGTGGGCTTGGTCTTGATTTCCCCTGCCGACGCGATCCAGGGAACGAGGGTGAGGTGGGCGTAGAGCACATTCTCGCGACCATGCTCGAAGGGGAACTGTCGGATCGCTTCCAGAAAGGGAAGGCCTTCAATGTCACCCACGGTGCCGCCGATCTCTGTGATCAGCACATCGAGTTCCGGATCCTGTTCGGCCACTCTCAGAATGCGGCCCTTGATCTCATTGGTCACATGCGGAATAACCTGCACCGTGCGCCCGAGGAAATCTCCCCGTCGCTCCTTGGTCAGAATGGAATCGTAGATCTGCCCCGCAGTAACATTGTTGTCCCGGCCCAGGGCCTGATCGAGAAAGCGCTCGTAATGTCCCAGATCCAGATCCGTCTCGGCACCATCATCCGTGACATAGACCTCTCCATGCTGGAAAGGACTCATGGTTCCGGGATCCACATTCAGATACGGGTCGAGCTTCAGGAGAGACACATTCAGCCCCTGCCGTTTGAGCAAGAGACCCAGAGAAGAAGCGGCAATCCCCTTGCCGAGAGAGGAGACAACGCCCCCCATGACAAAGATGTACTTCGTACGACCCTGCTTGGACACGGGAAACTCCTTTTATCTGTGGGAACCCGAAGAGACTAGAGTGCTTCCAGGTCTTTTTCAATGACTTTCAGATCTTCCGGGCGATCCACTCCCGGAGACCAGTTCTCCACCGTCGCGACCAGAATCCTCATCCCGGATTCCAGAGCCCTCAGTTGTTCGAGGTTCTCGGAGGATTCCCTCTTCGTCGGGGGCAGGGAGATGAACTTTTCCAGCGCGCCGGGGCGATAGAGATAAACCCCGATATGGCGAAGAGTCTCCCCCCGCCTGTTCTCGAACTGTCGGGAGAAATCAAGGGCCAAGCCCTTTTCATCGAAGCAGACCTTGACCCGGTCGGGATTATTACTTTCCCCTTCCCCGAGGGGACAGGCCAGGGTTCCGATCTCCGCCTCCGGGGACTCTTCCATGGCACGAAGAAGCGGTGTCAGAGACCGGGGATCAAAGAGGGGTTCATCGCCCTGCAGGTTCAAAATCCAGCCGGTCCAGCCCCGGGAAGCCTCCGCCACCCGGTCGCTTCCGCTGCGATGTTCGCTGGATGTCATGACTGCCGCAAAACCTGCATCCTCGACCACCCGCAGAATCTCCTTATGGTCGGTCGCCACGAGAAGACGATCCACATCGGGAATCCGGGATGCCCTCTCACAGACATGGAGGATCATGGGACGCCCGGAAAGCGGGGCAAGCATCTTGCCCGGAAAGCGGCTTGATGCCATTCGGGCCGGGATCACGACCAGAAGCGACATATCCCCCCATAAAAAAAGCAGGCACTGAGCCTGCAATTCAAAAAGGAAGGGGAAGAAAAACTAGGGGAGCACATTGCAGACCCTGCGATCCTTGCCCTTGCGGGAGAAGTTTACGGTCCCGTCCACCAGGGCAAAGAGAGTATCGTCACGACCGCGACCGACATTCTCGCCGGGGAGAATCTTCGTTCCCCGCTGACGAACCAGAACGCTTCCTGCAGAAACGCCCTGCCCGGAGAAACGCTTGACTCCAAGATACTGGGCATTGCTGTCGCGTCCGTTTTTGGAGCTTCCTACACCTTTTTTATGTGCCATGGGGACTCCTAGCTGATTTCCTTGATCTTCAATTCCGTGTATAAGGTCCGGTGCCCAATGGTCCGGCGATAGTTCTTCCGGCGCTTCATCTTGAAGACCCGAAGTTTCGAACCCTTGCCATGAGCCATGACTTCGGCACTGACGCTAACGCCTTCAAGGTAGGGCTGCCCCGCCTCGAAATCAGAGCCCTCTCCCCGGGAGAGAACTTCTTCAAAAACGACCGTTTCACCGACTTCGGCGCTCAGCAGGGGAACCCGGATCAACTGATCGGGCTTCACCTTGAACTGCTTGCCTGCAACTATTACCACAGCGTACACCGTGGGTCCTCCTTCTTCTTGCACAAGGGCATATATCTAGTCAATTTGAGACCTTCTGTCAAGATGCTCATTCGCATCCTCCCGATTATCAGCTACTTACCGCGGAAATCAGGTCCCTTCCGGTCTCCATTGCCGTCACCTCGAAATGTTCGCGGTGAAGTCTAGGATCATCGAGAATATGAAGCTCCACGCGGAATTCCTGCTCCAGTTCCTGAAGAAACTCCAGACGATGCGTCCGCAGATAATAGGCAAGAACCGGGTTTACACGAATCATGTACTTCCGCTCCCGCACCCGGGAGGCAACTCTGCGCAGAAGGGTCTCCATCTTGTTGCTGAGGCTCTCCGGCGTAAGGATATGTCCGGAACCACCGCAGTAGGAGCATTCTTCATTGTAGTAGTGAAGGAGACTGGGTCGCACTCTCTTGCGACTCATCTCCACCAGGCCCAGAGGCGTAATGTCGTACATCTTGGATC from Candidatus Krumholzibacteriia bacterium harbors:
- the lptC gene encoding LPS export ABC transporter periplasmic protein LptC — its product is MSLKPVHQRSPLPSLGPVFIVFLGILLSFLACSRRSEESGLDSAKEIPREILWDFEIAERDSGRLQMTLAGEQAWIYDSRPEVRAHGIRLCFYDEQGVAGSVLTADSASQDRRDGKSNGTAYGNVRIVSTEGYVLTSSELHWDHVRREFHTDSFVEVWKGQDYYSGYEIRSDEGLEDVTIAREPFSRIADMEGEFDD
- a CDS encoding KpsF/GutQ family sugar-phosphate isomerase, which encodes MSDSQKILDAGREVISITGDAIASLSGRLGEDFVQAVQALHRCEGRVVLTGLGKSGHVGRKVASTLSSTGTPATFIHATEAAHGDLGFLRREDLCILISKSGENEELAYWLPFLKGKGCFTIALSGKMDSRLAREADLALDCSVEQEACPNNLAPSSSSTAALVMGDALAIALLQLRGFSSEDFLRLHPGGILGKRLSLRVRDLMHSGEDLPWVTPKTLLRDALLAIIEGGLGMVCLLEEEGGDIRGLLTDGDLKRALLQGDTAEPLEEAVEKYASPHPRCTSPDLLATEALTLMEEQRPGPVTGLVVLDEKGKTLGLIHIHDILRAGLG
- a CDS encoding HAD hydrolase family protein, with the protein product MPSPELLSSLRRIRLFIFDVDGVLTDGSLSSPHLGGGRKFHVHDGFGFYLSRQAGLSLALCSGKDEQELRDRAEALKVDCIRLGRLDKGQAVREILEEMKVSPEEAIFVGDDLFDLPGMREVGLSAAPANARPELLDFVDWKLDCSGGRGAAREVIEAVLKAQDLWDGVCAPFLGEDS
- the kdsA gene encoding 3-deoxy-8-phosphooctulonate synthase produces the protein MSRFSIGSAEVGGRRPLLIAGPCVVEGRRMLEDSAAFLAELSRRLDWPLVFKASFLKDNRLSVDSFRGLDPQEALGMIGEVAQGAGLPSITDIHQVEDAARAAEVVDALQIPAFLCRQSSLLEAAGATGLPVNIKRGQFLSPSDLPFSAEKVRRAGSDRILLTERGSSFGYRDLMVDFRSFPTMRHSGHPVLFDLTHSQQQPGAAGGSTGGSREHVLPMARAALAMGVDGFFLEVHPDPENALSDSTTQLDFKQAEELLENLETLASAMEAGNALP
- a CDS encoding CTP synthase; the encoded protein is MSKQGRTKYIFVMGGVVSSLGKGIAASSLGLLLKRQGLNVSLLKLDPYLNVDPGTMSPFQHGEVYVTDDGAETDLDLGHYERFLDQALGRDNNVTAGQIYDSILTKERRGDFLGRTVQVIPHVTNEIKGRILRVAEQDPELDVLITEIGGTVGDIEGLPFLEAIRQFPFEHGRENVLYAHLTLVPWIASAGEIKTKPTQHSVNKLREIGIQPDLLICRSERPLAQDVKDKIALFCSVRSEDVIEARDVESIYEVPLRLHAEGLDRQVMEKLGKESKEPDLASWKAMAQGILSAPRKLEIAVVGKYVNHHDSYKSIIEAFIHAGQSNQAQVSVRWVDSEALNEGNVEERLEGVDGILVPGGFGVRGVDGKIEAIRLAREKGIPFLGICLGLQSAVIEFARNAAGMPGADSTEFSPQSPSPVICLMEEQKGIAQMGGTMRLGSYPCEIAPGSLAEVCYGSGLIHERHRHRYEFNNLFREKLEKAGMKLSGLSPDGELVEIVEIPSHPFFISVQFHPELKSRPGRPHPLFRELVATSLRLSQKKAEVT
- the kdsB gene encoding 3-deoxy-manno-octulosonate cytidylyltransferase, giving the protein MSLLVVIPARMASSRFPGKMLAPLSGRPMILHVCERASRIPDVDRLLVATDHKEILRVVEDAGFAAVMTSSEHRSGSDRVAEASRGWTGWILNLQGDEPLFDPRSLTPLLRAMEESPEAEIGTLACPLGEGESNNPDRVKVCFDEKGLALDFSRQFENRRGETLRHIGVYLYRPGALEKFISLPPTKRESSENLEQLRALESGMRILVATVENWSPGVDRPEDLKVIEKDLEAL
- the rpmA gene encoding 50S ribosomal protein L27; the protein is MAHKKGVGSSKNGRDSNAQYLGVKRFSGQGVSAGSVLVRQRGTKILPGENVGRGRDDTLFALVDGTVNFSRKGKDRRVCNVLP
- the rplU gene encoding 50S ribosomal protein L21 is translated as MYAVVIVAGKQFKVKPDQLIRVPLLSAEVGETVVFEEVLSRGEGSDFEAGQPYLEGVSVSAEVMAHGKGSKLRVFKMKRRKNYRRTIGHRTLYTELKIKEIS